One part of the Girardinichthys multiradiatus isolate DD_20200921_A chromosome 10, DD_fGirMul_XY1, whole genome shotgun sequence genome encodes these proteins:
- the si:ch73-103b11.2 gene encoding centromere-associated protein E isoform X6 yields MSLKENACRKFQANIFNKSKCQNCFKPRESHLLNDEDLNQKWQRRFFILYEHGLLRYALDEMPSTLPQGTINMNQCLDVIDGESRTGQKSSLCIITPEKEHFIRAECKEIINGWQEALTVYPRTNKQNQKKKRKVDPPTQQDGVTQIKCFSTEDMNGHSEPGPAKVTVTSSSSGGSIPCIANAEQVPMSRATLWQEQSRWSRATIPCSHSASCLSQLDQSQPDSSVTTRDDGSTVSTGRKVRVESGYFSLEKTKSEPSPQSIHHTQPPQHLPLSSSASSSSLGAPSSRYSSESQSQISPHQPSQDPLPSPKALISPSYSTISSSQSSLDSEPSSRASPTWEGRSSNGGGGSTRSISSSGSRVGRPGREYTSLSDVPRARILSYKEAFRSEKNRQELRVRTRSPGREEVVRLFGEERRRSRIISQFEENQPVERMDTSSGRGSSANTTGQQRQGRSERRYLDGKHEVSLDTGKDCSVPHVSSSNFLNLRRAKSLDRRATESSMTPDLLNFKKGWMTKLYEDGVWKKHWFVLTDQNLRYYKDSIAEEASELDGEIDLSTCYDVKEFPVQRNYGFQILSKDGTCTLSAMTSGIRRNWIQAIMKNVRPTIAPDVTRKNISLKLSVLKPRSIPDENMKGHVMLEPCPQVTPDPSCDVPKTEELKQSAGSNAATPPSEPRRKGVRERRREGRSKTFDWTEFKMEKKEKLTKERADTVDLSSTFSTNSSCYSPSSSASSLASSPVSSSSLQTSSMSGPLAPNVTEVPSPPERHEQGKMDVDHSRAISLRDVVDTTDGVTSDVQEEIEQRWHQVETTPLREEKQVPISTALGNAERLPAHELAALLDKELGQKQKELDRLQEQNNLLKEQLDDAVGREQRARQGYVLQSETTPSSSPRKVPWQQLHNLNQDLQGELESQKCKQDLAQQRIRTLKRSYTEAQDAVGRHETDIQALQSKLASAMAEILASEQAVARMRNELKLEQQRSKEQEEEYGLTEATLRAQLKDSEDRLREVEASLLERNQALRHLERQQALQRDHMKEIQRLQERLQEVTARLIATEEGQALKEERLRNEHCSMQEKHERERQNLCRRLAEAETTQKEVKDRLLEAEQQVEALLRGRRASGGKECKEEMLKMQEQLAQKTDMVETLRESVRRLEEEKGQLTCRCQELLNQITEADREVNKLRTRLETEEADYYTLEHSYERATQEFQKMSQFLREKEDEIKQTKEMYERLMERKEQDLKEALIKMTALGTSLEETEQKLQAKEVLICQMSQSLISKTEPCSAKDLQAKLVVAEDRIEELEQHLTALQLGYSDLYLEDKPISDQDRKGIVKSSSPLSSNTELSIDDSKTDRNLSDDQESEAKRPRIRFPSIQCQKYVDPEGADGSHESSLFVERDQTSNQDVNVDPQSADANISDIALSHTSDPEKFIAIIHTLEAKLLATEEKLRNLTQNLDLQRAAETTDISQMSENMPRLPADVASVGSVIRSSSAFKHYTDALVCVENGREKVRAVLSRSHGTSDLHLHSLSEIESDLFSASLHIRQGQKRLEEQSPAVHQAQTPETVDNEALLLFAKTLSFEAAVLSKMALLIQTSKSDLLQALVEIWEDLEHVITSEKDCLAIVYADVLTRKLMLESAFWKELEKSEADAAGLKESEAAGVDKSVVFNTFLKAEIAYSMENLKLCYEEKFKVLKGELDDAHNRLYQREMALKAIIDASKRPDLKSVIKDVKKDLGIGKQKLADIRPPELAPYMEQIEMEEARDLAEQIVDRHLESVMPSCGHQSIELFKNTHDKLAKELQRQAGILQKYAEEIESSGSHPALSKMIQAVLGRQTSHNVTSTSLCLREALIQAQVAYVACRLRVMHEQELGLCKQTSQNMEVLVQQHACRVADIQEKYEVSLQEERENFSQTMTTLQKENETLKSELSKRVNQLTQQQEQVALLEDRFRKEAEELKEKCQNELSQAEHCRASTELALIETAADRQRKLEVLLADIDNMEERHNSHVRKLEEQFKDRIMELQHIHKEELDKLHSQYVESIQSAKKHLEVPQSPPCEEAEMQMEEEEQGKRLNAQNMSEVDSMMVLKDRIQELETQMNSMKDELENKHLEGDVASLREKYQRDFESLKATCERGFAAMEETHQKLIEDLQRQHQREISKLMEERERLLAEETAATIAAIEAMKNAHKEELEKNQRSQLSGLNSDIDELRLQYEEELQSIHRELEVLSEQYSQKCLENAHLAQALEAERQALQQCQRENQELNAHNQELNNRLTAEITRMRSCFSGETALSPLTHGKDVYELEVLLRIKESEIQYLKQEIHSLKDELQSALRDKKYATDKYKDIYTELSIVKAKADCDISKLKEKLLMATEALGERSVDDAVTSGYDIMKSKSNPDFMKKEKSTASKLLKGLRSKSLKEGLTVQERMKLFEAKDSRKI; encoded by the exons CCCAGCACTCTACCCCAGGGGACCATCAACATGAACCAGTGCCTGGACGTCATCGACGGTGAGTCCAGGACGGGTCAGAAGAGCTCCCTGTGTATAATCACCCCTGAAAAAGAACACTTCATACGGGCCGAGTGCAAAGAAATCATCAACGG GTGGCAGGAGGCTCTGACTGTCTATCCCAGGACCAACAAGCAGAACCAGAAGAAAAAGCGCAAAGTGGATCCTCCCACTCAGCAG GACGGAGTAACTCAGATcaagtgtttttccactgaagACATGAACGGACACTCA GAGCCAGGGCCTGCCAAGGTAACTgtgaccagcagcagcagtggaggCAGCATACCATGTATCGCCAACGCTGAGCAGGTCCCAATGAGCCGCGCCACCTTGTGGCAGGAGCAGAGCCGCTGGAGCAGGGCCACCATCCCCTGCAGCCACAGCGCTTCCTGTCTCAGCCAACTGGACCAGAGCCAGCCAGACTCCAGTGTCACCACTCGAGATG ATGGCAGCACTGTGAGCACAGGCCGGAAAGTACGAGTGGAAAGTGGCTACTTTTCTCTGGAGAAGACAAAGTCGGAACCTTCTCCGCAGTCTATACATCATACCCAGCCACCCCAGCATCTGCCCCTCTCATCCTCAGCTTCATCCTCCTCTTTAGGAGCTCCCAGTTCCAGGTACAGCTCTGAATCTCAATCCCAAATTTCCCCTCATCAACCCTCCCAAGACCCTCTCCCCTCTCCAAAAGCTCTTATTTCCCCGAGTTACTCCACCATCAGCTCCTCCCAGAGCTCGCTGGACTCTGAACCCAGCAGCAGGGCTTCACCCACCTGGGAGGGGCGTAGTAGTAATGGAGGTGGAGGAAGCACTCGTAGCATCAGCAGCAGTGGAAGCAGAGTTGGTCGGCCCGGCAGGGAGTACACGTCGCTGTCTGACGTGCCTCGAGCTCGCATTCTGAGCTACAAAGAAGCCTTCCGCTCAGAGAAAAACCGGCAGGAGCTGAGGGTGCGGACACGGAGTCCTGGGAGGGAGGAGGTGGTGCGGCTGTTTGGGGAGGAGCGCAG AAGATCTCGAATCATTAGCCAGTTTGAGGAGAACCAACCGGTGGAGCGAATGGATACAAGCAGTGGCCGTGGTTCCTCAGCTAACACAACGGGCCAGCAGAGACAGGGCCGGAGCGAGAGACGCTATCTGGATGGCAAACAT GAGGTGTCACTGGATACAGGAAAGGACTGCTCGGTCCCACATGTGTCCAGCTCCAATTTCCTTAATTTAAGAAGAGCCAAGTCTTTGGACCGCAGAGCCACAGAGTCTTCAATGACT CCGGATTTGCTGAACTTTAAGAAAGGATGGATGAcgaagctttatgaagatggaGTG TGGAAGAAACACTGGTTTGTGCTGACTGACCAGAATCTGCGATACTACAAAGACTCAATAGCTGAAGAG GCCTCAGAACTGGATGGTGAGATCGATCTTTCTACATGTTACGATGTCAAAGAGTTCCCGGTCCAGAGGAATTACGGCTTCCAAATCCTT AGTAAGGACGGCACGTGCACCCTGTCAGCCATGACCTCTGGAATCCGTCGCAACTGGATTCAGGCCATTATGAAGAATGTGCGACCCACCATTGCCCCCGACGTCACCCG GAAAAACATCTCTCTGAAACTATCCGTTCTGAAGCCCAG ATCTATCCCGGATGAAAACATGAAAGGCCATGTGATGTTGGAGCCATGTCCACAGGTCACCCCTGACCCCAGCTGTGATGTGCCCAAGACTGAGGAACTCAAACAGTCGGCAGGCAGCAACGCCGCCACTCCTCCATCTGAGCCACGTAGAAAAGGAGTCCGTGAGCGCAGGCGAGAGGGTCGCTCAAAAACCTTTGACTGGACTGaattcaaaatggaaaagaaagaaaagctgaCAAAAGAACGAGCAGACACTGTTGATCTCAGCTCAACGTTCTCTACCAACTCCTCCTGCTACTCACCCTCTTCTTCTGCCTCCTCTTTGGCATCCTCTCCTGTGTCTTCCTCCTCCCTGCAAACCTCGTCCATGTCAGGTCCTCTGGCCCCTAATGTGACGGAGGTACCATCCCCACCTGAAAGACACGAGCAGGGGAAAATGGACGTAGATCACTCGAGAGCCATTAGTCTGAGGGATGTAGTAGACACAACAGACGGTGTAACCTCAGACGTCCAAGAAGAAATCGAACAACGGTGGCATCAGGTGGAGACGACTCCATTAAGAGAGGAGAAACAGGTGCCAATATCCACAGCTTTAGGCAATGCTGAGCGACTGCCTGCACATGAGCTAGCTGCACTGCTGGACAAGGAG TTGGGACAAAAGCAGAAGGAGCTGGACCGACTACAGGAGCAGAACAACCTGTTAAAGGAGCAGCTGGATGATGCAGTGGGGAGAGAACAAAGAGCCAGGCAAGGATATGTGCTGCAG AGTGAaacaacaccttcctcatcacCACGCAAGGTGCCATGGCAACAGTTACACAACCTCAATCAAGATTTACAGGGTGAGCTGGAGTCCCAGAAGTGCAAGCAGGACCTTGCGCAGCAGCGGATCCGGACCTTAAAGAGGAGCTACACTGAAGCTCAGGATGCCGTAGGCCGCCATGAGACTGACATCCAGGCTCTGCAGAGCAAACTTGCATCTGCTATGGCGGAGATCTTGGCTAGTGAGCAGGCTGTGGCCCGCATGCGCAATGAGCTCAAGCTAGAGCAGCAGCGATCAAAAGAACAAGAGGAGGAATACGGTCTCACTGAGGCAACCTTACGAGCCCAGCTGAAGGACAGTGAAGACAGGCTCCGTGAAGTTGAGGCAAGCCTTTTGGAGAGAAACCAGGCTCTCAGGCACCTGGAGCGCCAGCAGGCCCTTCAACGAGATCACATGAAAGAGATACAGAGGTTGCAAGAGAGGCTACAAGAGGTAACGGCTCGACTAATTGCTACCGAAGAGGGCCAGGCACTAAAGGAGGAGCGCCTGAGGAATGAGCACTGCAGCATGCAAGAGAAACATGAGAGGGAGAGACAGAATCTGTGTAGAAGATTGGCTGAGGCTGAAACGACACAGAAGGAAGTAAAAGACAGATTGTTGGAGGCTGAGCAACAGGTTGAGGCCTTGTTAAGAGGGAGGCGGGCCTCAGGTGGGAAGGAGTGCAAGGAGGAAATGCTAAAGATGCAGGAGCAGCTGGCCCAGAAGACTGACATGGTTGAGACGTTGAGGGAAAGTGTGCGAAggttggaggaggagaaaggccAGCTGACCTGTCGCTGTCAGGAGCTCCTCAACCAGATCACAGAGGCAGACCGTGAAGTAAACAAGCTCCGCACTCGTCTGGAAACCGAAGAAGCAGATTACTACACCCTGGAGCATTCATATGAGAGAGCTACTCAAGAGTTTCAGAAGATGAGCCAGTTCCTTAGAGAAAAAGAAGACGAGATCAAGCAGACTAAGGAGATGTATGAGAGGTTGATGGAACGTAAAGAGCAGGACCTAAAAGAGGCTCTTATCAAAATGACTGCGCTTGGCACCAGTTTGGAGGAGACTGAACAGAAGTTACAAGCAAAAGAGGTGCTTATTTGTCAGATGAGTCAAAGTCTTATTAGTAAGACTGAGCCCTGCAGTGCTAAAGATCTGCAAGCCAAACTTGTTGTTGCAGAGGATCGCATTGAAGAGTTGGAGCAGCACCTCACCGCCCTGCAGCTAGGCTACTCCGACCTATACTTGGAAGACAAACCAATCTCAGACCAGGACAGAAAGGGAATAGTTAAATCATCATCTCCCTTGTCATCAAATACTGAGCTGTCTATAGATGACTCTAAGACGGACAGAAATCTCTCTGATGATCAAGAGTCTGAAGCTAAGAGACCAAGGATACGATTTCCAAGTATTCAGTGCCAAAAATATGTCGACCCCGAAGGTGCAGATGGAAGCCATGAGAGCAGTCTTTTTGTTGAAAGAGACCAAACGAGTAACCAAGATGTAAACGTAGACCCTCAGTCAGCTGACGCAAACATCTCTGATATCGCACTCTCACACACTAGTGACCCAGAGAAGTTCATCGCCATCATACACACACTAGAAGCAAAACTGCTTGCCACTGAGGAGAAGCTGAGAAATCTCACTCAGAATCTAGACTTGCAGCGAGCCGCAGAGACCACAGACATCTCTCAGATGTCTGAAAACATGCCTCGTTTGCCAGCGGACGTTGCGAGTGTTGGGAGCGTGATAAGGAGCAGTTCTGCTTTCAAGCATTACACCGACGCCTTGGTATGTGTTGAAAATGGACGAGAGAAGGTAAGGGCTGTGCTAAGTCGCTCCCATGGTACCAGTGATTTACACCTGCACTCACTTTCAGAGATAGAGAGCGATTTGTTCAGTGCTTCTCTGCACATTCGACAAGGCCAAAAGAGGCTGGAAGAGCAGTCACCGGCTGTCCATCAAGCTCAAACCCCAGAGACTGTAGACAACGAAGCACTGCTTCTCTTTGCCAAAACCTTGTCCTTTGAAGCCGCAGTTTTGAGCAAAATGGCTTTGTTAATACAAACCTCCAAGTCCGACCTCTTGCAAGCTCTTGTTGAGATATGGGAAGACTTGGAGCACGTCATAACGAGTGAAAAAGATTGCTTGGCAATAGTTTATGCTGATGTCTTGACCAGGAAGCTGATGTTGGAGAGTGCATTCTGGAAGGAGCTGGAGAAATCTGAGGCTGATGCTGCTGGGTTGAAAGAGAGCGAAGCAGCTGGTGTAGATAAAAGCGTCGTCTTTAACACCTTCCTTAAAGCAGAAATTGCTTACTCAATGGAAAACCTCAAACTTTGCTATGAAGAGAAATTCAAAGTACTTAAAGGGGAGTTGGATGATGCCCACAACAGGCTTTATCAAAGGGAAATGGCTCTTAAAGCAATTATTGATGCTTCAAAAAGACCAGATTTAAAATCTGTAAtcaaagatgtgaaaaaggaCCTTGGTATTGGCAAACAGAAGTTAGCTGACATTCGTCCCCCTGAACTTGCTCCCTACATGGAGCAGATTGAAATGGAAGAAGCTAGAGATTTGGCTGAGCAAATAGTTGATAGACACTTGGAGAGTGTGATGCCCTCTTGTGGTCATCAGTCCATTGAATTGTTTAAAAACACCCATGACAAGCTGGCTAAAGAGCTCCAAAGACAAGCAGGAATCCTGCAGAAGTATGCTGAAGAGATAGAAAGCAGCGGAAGCCACCCTGCACTGTCCAAAATGATCCAGGCTGTTTTAGGACGCCAGACATCCCATAATGTTACAAGTACCTCTCTTTGTTTGCGTGAAGCCCTTATACAGGCTCAAGTGGCCTATGTGGCATGTAGATTACGTGTCATGCATGAGCAGGAGTTGGGCTTGTGTAAGCAGACCAGTCAGAATATGGAAGTTCTAGTGCAGCAGCATGCCTGCAGAGTTGCAGACATCCAAGAGAAATACGAGGTTTCTTTACAAGAGGAGCGAGAGAACTTTTCTCAAACTATGACCACACTCCAGAAGGAGAATGAGACCCTGAAGAGTGAGCTCAGCAAACGTGTCAACCAGCTCACCCAGCAGCAGGAGCAAGTGGCCCTCCTGGAGGATCGTTTTCGGAAGGAGGCCGAAGAGCTGAAGGAGAAGTGTCAAAACGAGCTCAGTCAAGCAGAGCATTGCCGGGCCTCAACCGAGCTGGCCCTCATAGAGACGGCAGCTGACCGTCAGCGAAAGCTTGAGGTTCTGCTGGCAGACATAGACAACATGGAGGAGCGTCACAACAGTCACGTTAGGAAGCTGGAGGAGCAGTTTAAAGACAGGATCATGGAGCTCCAGCATATTCACAAAGAGGAGCTGGATAAGTTACATTCCCAGTATGTGGAAAGCATTCAGAGTGCCAAGAAACACCTCGAggttccacagtctcctccttGTGAAGAGGCTGAGATGCAGATGGAAGAGGAAGAGCAGGGGAAGAGGCTGAATGCACAAAACATGTCAGAGGTGGACTCCATGATGGTTCTGAAGGACCGAATCCAGGAGCTGGAGACTCAGATGAATAGCATGAAGGACGAGCTGGAGAACAAGCACCTCGAAGGAGATGTGGCCAGCCTGAGAGAGAAATACCAGAGAGACTTTGAAAGTCTGaag GCCACATGTGAGCGTGGTTTTGCTGCAATGGAAGAAACCCACCAGAAGTTGATAGAAGACCTCCAGAGGCAGCATCAGAGGGAGATCTCCAAACTCATGGAGGAGCGAGAGAGACTGCTGGCTGAAGAGACTGCTGCTACTATCGCTG CTATAGAAGCGATGAAAAACGCACACAAGGAGGAACTGGAGAAGAACCAGCGGTCCCAGCTGAGTGGTCTGAACTCTGATATTGACGAGCTCCGTCTGCAATATGA GGAGGAGCTCCAGTCCATCCATAGAGAACTGGAGGTTTTGTCCGAGCAGTACTCTCAGAAATGTCTGGAGAACGCTCACCTGGCTCAAGCACTGGAGGCAGAGAGGCAGGCCCTCCAGCAGTGTCAGAGGGAGAACCAGGAGCTAAATGCCCACAACCAG GAGCTTAACAACAGACTGACTGCAGAAATCACTCGCATGCGCTCATGTTTCAGCGGTGAAACTGCTCTTTCACCACTTACTCATGGCAAAGACGTGTACGAACTGGAG GTGCTGCTTCGAATAAAGGAGTCAGAGATCCAGTATCTTAAGCAGGAAATCCACTCCTTGAAGGATGAGCTGCAGTCTGCTTTGAGG GACAAGAAATACGCCACAGACAAATATAAGGATATCTATACAGAGCTGAGCATCGTGAAAGCAAAGGCTGACTGTGATATCAGCAAGCTGAAGGAGAAGCTGCTCATGGCCACAGAAGCCTTGGGGGAGAGGAGTGTTGATGACGCTGTTACATCTGGATACG acATCATGAAATCAAAAAGTAACCCGGAtttcatgaaaaaagaaaagtcaaCAGCCTCCAAGCTGCTGAAAGGCCTAAGGTCAAAG AGCCTGAAAGAGGGACTGACTGTGCAGGAACGCATGAAGCTTTTTGAGGCTAAAGACTCCAGaaagatttaa